CCTCAATCTTTCAACTTTCAGTCCTTTAGTCGAACTTGTGAGCCTCCATTCAGGAGGCTGCTGCTCTTTGACCTCCAGTTAAGTCCTTTCTTGTCTCCCCTTGCTCAGTGCTACACCCTGTCCATCAAGGAGTATCCGAAAGTAGAGCTGGACACGCACGGCTGTGCCCTGCGCTGCTCCTCCCTGGCAGATCCCTCCCAAGATTCCCAGTTCATCGTGGCTGGTGATGAATGCGTGTACCTGTACCAGCCTGATGAGCGAGGGCCCTGCTTTGCCTTCGATGGGCACAAGTTGTTGGCGCACTGGCACCGTGGATATTTGTTTTTACTCATCAGGGATGCAAAGTCACCCAACAAGTAAGGACAGCACTGAAAGAAGGAGATGAAGGTGTATTGATTATTGTGGGGATAAAGTAATGGTGGAGCGAGTTTGTTAACACGCTCGGGGCTGTGTTTTTGATTTGTCACAGCTGAATGACCATTGCAGGAGAGGAAACAGTGTTTGAAGCTTGACATCTGTTAAAAGCAGGTTTAAACCTGCtgcactgagacacagagggagaaagactaCATCCAGATCaaagcacagaaacactgacgTCTTCATGGTTCATTCAATAAAACAATTCAGTGACAGCAGTACAACTATTGCACCAAATTCATCTCATGGGttttagctttgttttcctcagtAGCCTCCTGCTCCCTCAGTTTCTCCTGGCTGTTACTGGTTCACAGCAGCTCCAGTCCATTGCTCTCTACAACACCATCTCGAAAATGTGCTGCGCATTTGGGTTTTTACCCCAAGTGCAACATGCTTGAAAGTTTCACCCCAGTGCAGCAGATGTAGCTGTCCCAGTATTACCAGTATAAAAATATTTGACTGACTGATTCCACaaggtgaaaatgaaatggtttTATCACCGGATTTAGTTCCAGCAATTACTAAGCAGCTTGTGTGAAAAGTGCCCTCAGATTCTGACTTCTGTTATGACTCGGTGCTGCCTCAATAAGACTGAGGCTTGTTTCCTGTGAGACAGTTGACAGTGTTACCTCTCTGCTCAGGTCGGGGTTTGGCAGCAGGGAGAGCTCTCCGTCAGAGAAACAGCTCCTGACCATCTATGACCTGGACAACAAGTTCATCGCATACAGTGCCTCTTTTGACGATGTCATCGATGTCGTGGCAGAGTGGGGCTCCTTCTACATCCTGACCAGAGACGGGAAAATGTTTGTCCTTCAGGAGAAAGACACGCAGACCAAACTGGAGGTGAGTCCAGAGGCCTGGAATTGATGTTCCCGTTATAAAACCAACTCATGGAGTATTGTTACTGTGGATCAGGGAATAAGGTTGTTTGCCTTGTTTGTCTTTTAagatgctgtttaaaaaaaacctgtttgtgATGGCCATAAACCTGGCTAAGAGCCAGCACCTGGACAGTGACGGGCTGTCAGAGATCTTCAGACAGTACGGTGATCACCTCTACCTTAAAGGAGACCACGACGGTGCCATCCAACAGTACATTCGGTAACTGCACCTCTAAACGTTTGCCAGGGGGTTAAATGTTTGACTAATCTAGCGCACTGTTTACTATCACATCATGTAGAAGTGTTAAAAATATGCCAGAGGGGGAGCCATGATGACTTTGTGGTCTTGGTTTATGTTCAAATAGTCATTCTATAATCTGGCTGTATTTTTCCCACAGCACCATTGGAAAACTGGAGCCATCGTACGTCATCAGGAAGTTCCTGGACGCGCAGAGGATCCACAACCTGACAGCTTATCTGCAAGCCCTGCACAGGCAGTCTCTGGCTAATGCTGACCACACCACGCTGCTGCTGAACTGTTACACCAAGCTGAAGGACAGCTCCAAGCTGGAGGAGTTCATTAAGGTGACTGACCGGTACAAGTGAGCGTGGAGGATGTAGGTTTTAGagataaatgcaaatgaactaATGCAGTGAAATCTGCCTCCTTTTTTAGGATGACAGGAGCAAATATACTCAGTGGTTTCCATCACAGAACAGATGGGTGTTTCTAAATGAACAGGTCACTAATGGCTGCACTCTCTTCCCACACTGTATTTCAACagagcagtgaaagtgaagtcCACTTTGACGTTGAAATCGCCATCAAGGTTCTTCGGCAGGCGGGCTATCACAGCCACGCTGTTTTCTTGGCTGAGAAACACATGCATCATGAATGGTACCTGAAGATCCAGCTGGAGGACCTCAAGGTAAATTACACTTTAGAGTTTTTACTACTATTAAGAATAATATTGAGGTTATTCAGGTTGTCTCTTGCGGCTGCTGAGAACTGAGATGAGTTACTCTTTCCTGGATGTGCAGAACTACCAGGAAGGGTTACGTTACATCGGACGTCTGCCCTTCGAACAAGCTGAGAGCACCATGAAACATTACGGCAAGACGCTGATGCACCATGTTCCCGAAGGTACCACTCTGCTCCTGAAGGGCTTATGCACCAACTACCAACCCAGCGGAGACATTGCTGAAAAAGACAGCCCCGAGAGGAGTCGGGTCAATAAGGTCagtctgcagtgctgctgtccTCCTTCGTGTATAGGGCTAATTTCTGACACCTGCTGCGCTAATAGGACTGAGGTCCTGAAATTACCGTGTTTATCAGAAAAGTTCTTATAAACAATGCTCcatatttgttttggtttcaggcAAACTCTGAGGAATTCATCCCAATATTTGCCAACAACCCTCGGGAGCTGAAAGCCTTCCTGGAGCACATGATCGAGGTGGATCCCCGTTCTCCTCAGGGTGTGTACGACACACTGCTGGAGCTGCGGCTGCAGGACTGGGCTCATGAAAAGGACCCAGAGGTcagtgcaaaacacacacacacacacactggttatGAGTCCTTGCATAGTatgtttaaaatacagtttGCAGGAGGTGGAAGTTGCTGTGTGATTGTGTCATTCCAGAAaattagaaattattttaaCTCGTGTTTTTCTAATGCTTAtgtgctgcagagaaaaaaggtCCTGCAGGGGGAAGCTGTGTCGCTGCTGAGGAGTGACAACACTGTGTTTGATAAGGCCCTGGTCCTCTGCCAGATGCACAACTTCAAAGAAGGCGTCCTCTACCTTTATGAGAAGGGCCAACTGTAAGTGAGGGAGACCTCTGAATATGTACGAAGCCAGTTCATGTGACAGTGAAGCACATTGTAGCGTCTCATTACTCACTGCTTCCATGTGACACATGAAGCTGAATGAAGAGCCTAAAAGTGTCCCAGTAACAAAACAAGAAAGTTGATAGGGGATGTGTAAATATAGGTTTATCAAATTAATCGCAGTCACAAATCATATGATTAATGTGTACGAGCACATCCATCTGCCAATTCatactttcatatttttcattaaGGCCAAGTCAAAGTCTGAAGAACATTCAGAGATTCAGATTCGATTCCTGCTCACACAGCAGGTCTAAGATGTGTTGAAGACCTGCTGTTGAGGTCAGCCTCTTTTCGCTTTGACTTTCTCGCCCGACTGACTGCAGGATATTTGCATCCACAATTTGTTGATGCTTAGTAGAATCTCCTCCTTTGtatctgtgcagtgtttcctgttcTAC
This genomic stretch from Toxotes jaculatrix isolate fToxJac2 chromosome 12, fToxJac2.pri, whole genome shotgun sequence harbors:
- the vps11 gene encoding vacuolar protein sorting-associated protein 11 homolog, coding for MAAFLQWRKFVFFDKDTVKDPVDNGKNFVLPSGISTCDSGRGHVVLGDMEGKIWLMTRSLQLTFFQAYKLRVTHLYQLKQHSILVSVGQDEQGINPLVKVWNLDKRDSGNPLCTRIFPAIPGNKPTEVSCLSVHENLNFMAIGFTDGSVVLTKGDITRDRHSKTLTLHEGSSPVTGLAFRQVAKVTHLFVATLEKVHCYTLSIKEYPKVELDTHGCALRCSSLADPSQDSQFIVAGDECVYLYQPDERGPCFAFDGHKLLAHWHRGYLFLLIRDAKSPNKSGFGSRESSPSEKQLLTIYDLDNKFIAYSASFDDVIDVVAEWGSFYILTRDGKMFVLQEKDTQTKLEMLFKKNLFVMAINLAKSQHLDSDGLSEIFRQYGDHLYLKGDHDGAIQQYIRTIGKLEPSYVIRKFLDAQRIHNLTAYLQALHRQSLANADHTTLLLNCYTKLKDSSKLEEFIKSSESEVHFDVEIAIKVLRQAGYHSHAVFLAEKHMHHEWYLKIQLEDLKNYQEGLRYIGRLPFEQAESTMKHYGKTLMHHVPEGTTLLLKGLCTNYQPSGDIAEKDSPERSRVNKANSEEFIPIFANNPRELKAFLEHMIEVDPRSPQGVYDTLLELRLQDWAHEKDPERKKVLQGEAVSLLRSDNTVFDKALVLCQMHNFKEGVLYLYEKGQLYQQIMHYHMQNEEYGKVVEACKSYGDKEGCLWEQALGYFARKEEDCKAYISEVLHHIDQNNLMPPLLVVQTLAHNSTATLSVIKDYLINKLQRESQQIEDDERKIRQYREETAHLRSEIQELKTSAKIFQKTKCNMCNSPLELPSVHFLCSHSFHQHCFESYAESEAECPTCTPENRKVMDMLRAQDQKRDLHDHFNRQLRSSNDGFSVVADYFGRGVFNKLTLVTDLPGNKTVGSLEVNLQRDLLIHTKRNC